The genomic region GAAACTGGCCATCACGGTCATCCAGGAGGGCCTGGTCCGCGTCCCGAGGGGCTGAAGTCGCGCATTCGGACATACTGCCCCTCATGAGTGACGCCACGAGTGACGCCGGAAGTGACTCCGATCGCGGCTCCGGGAGCGACGGGCAGGCCGGTGGCGGCGAGTCCACGTTCACGGTGGTCGTCGCGGCGGTCGCCAATCTCGGTATCGCGGTGGCGAAGCTGGTGGCGGGGCTGATCAGCGGTTCGAGCGCGATGCTCTCGGAGGCCGCGCACTCGGTCGCCGACACCGTCACCGAGGTCATGCTCCTCACGGCGCTGAAGCGCAGCGAGAAGCCCGCCGACGAGGACCATCCGCTGGGCTACGGCCCCGAGCGGTACATCTGGGCGATGCTCGCGGCCGTCGCGACCTTCGTGGGCGGCGCGGTGTTCTCCCTCTACGACGGCATCCACACCCTGCTGCGGGGCGAGGAGCTCGGCGATCCGCTCGTCTCCTACCTCGTGCTCGCGGTCGCCTTCCTGCTGGAGGGCTTCTCGCTGCGTACGGGCGTCCGGCAGGTGCGCGGAGAGGCCGCCCGGCTCCGGATGCCCGCGCCGCGCTATCTGCGCCGGACCCCCGACACCGCGGTCAAGGCCGTGGTGATGGAGGACTCGGCGGCCTTGGCCGGGCTGCTGCTGGCGGCCGGCGGCCTGCTCGGCGGGCAGCTCTCGGGCTCCGGGGTCTGGGACGGCATCGCCTCCGTCCTCATCGGCGTACTGCTGGTGTACGTGGCGTGGGTGCTCTGCCG from Streptomyces sp. QL37 harbors:
- a CDS encoding cation diffusion facilitator family transporter produces the protein MSDATSDAGSDSDRGSGSDGQAGGGESTFTVVVAAVANLGIAVAKLVAGLISGSSAMLSEAAHSVADTVTEVMLLTALKRSEKPADEDHPLGYGPERYIWAMLAAVATFVGGAVFSLYDGIHTLLRGEELGDPLVSYLVLAVAFLLEGFSLRTGVRQVRGEAARLRMPAPRYLRRTPDTAVKAVVMEDSAALAGLLLAAGGLLGGQLSGSGVWDGIASVLIGVLLVYVAWVLCRSNAQLLIGRPLPAGMRAGVREELLSVPHIVEVVELTTLIQGPSEMLIAAKIDFRDASTAAQIEWACEEAEQQLRERYPSIRRVYLDPTPGRAQRSAARSGG